The following are encoded in a window of Pyxidicoccus xibeiensis genomic DNA:
- a CDS encoding glycosyl hydrolase family 18 protein: MLTQSAKQWQCVLLFVLGTLLGACGTGKGDETGLPGAPTSVKAEAADTQALVRWTPPTSDGGNPLLYYVVRCEPACGGAIVSAGEMQATVLGLNNGFPYLFKVSAVNAVGEGPTSIPTESVTPLAGARIPNPTLPGQPRAVRATAGNHEVYVSWLAPASFGGRPLTSYRITVQPGGTSRTVDAPAASVRIPDLLNGVPYTFTVVATNEVGDSPEAATPAPVRPQAGGAPSSWVTGYYVGYQRHLYPADAVDFSGLTHLVVGRFKPGPFGTVNADLDVTDYEGPALAKKLSTRAHAAGRKALMMLGGFGEHDNFVSATADESRPILVRNLIKLMDELGYDGIDVDWEPIILAAETPAGAPIPTDDGERLLALLDDLRAARPGIILTVPVDWMNSNFMISDVRAEFVAKLAARVDQINIMSYKMSGHWGSWESWHSSPLEDDAPNRPSSVSTSVQGYLDAGVPAGRLGMGIGFFGTCWQGITEPRTPLDGRKDVIEGQSDNAMSYTNIMTDYYEPEAYRWDGKAEAPYLSFPSANGPGHCNYISYEDAQSVAAKGRFARQKGLGGTIIWTINQGHLPRAPEGQKDPLLQAVKRAFLDP, encoded by the coding sequence ATGCTGACTCAGTCCGCGAAGCAGTGGCAGTGCGTGCTTCTGTTCGTGCTGGGGACCTTGCTGGGAGCCTGCGGCACAGGGAAGGGCGACGAAACAGGGCTGCCCGGGGCGCCCACGTCCGTGAAGGCCGAGGCGGCGGATACCCAGGCACTGGTGAGATGGACCCCGCCCACGAGTGACGGGGGAAATCCCCTCCTCTACTACGTCGTGCGGTGTGAGCCCGCGTGTGGCGGCGCCATCGTCAGCGCGGGGGAGATGCAGGCCACCGTGCTCGGCCTCAACAACGGCTTCCCGTACCTCTTCAAGGTGTCGGCGGTGAACGCCGTGGGCGAGGGCCCCACCTCCATTCCGACGGAGTCGGTGACGCCGCTGGCCGGCGCCCGCATCCCGAACCCCACCCTTCCTGGCCAGCCCCGGGCCGTGCGCGCGACGGCGGGCAACCACGAGGTGTACGTGAGCTGGCTGGCGCCGGCGAGCTTCGGTGGGCGGCCCCTGACGTCGTACCGCATCACCGTGCAGCCGGGTGGCACCTCGCGCACCGTGGACGCGCCAGCCGCGAGCGTGCGCATCCCCGACCTGCTCAATGGCGTGCCCTACACCTTCACGGTGGTGGCCACCAACGAGGTGGGCGACAGCCCGGAGGCGGCCACGCCGGCGCCGGTGCGGCCCCAGGCCGGCGGGGCGCCGTCCAGCTGGGTGACGGGCTACTACGTGGGCTACCAGCGCCACCTCTACCCGGCGGACGCGGTGGACTTCTCCGGCCTCACCCACCTGGTGGTCGGCCGCTTCAAGCCCGGCCCCTTCGGCACGGTGAACGCGGACCTGGACGTGACGGACTACGAGGGCCCCGCGCTCGCCAAGAAGCTGTCGACGCGCGCCCACGCGGCCGGGCGCAAGGCGCTGATGATGCTCGGCGGCTTCGGCGAGCACGACAACTTCGTGTCCGCCACCGCCGACGAGTCGCGCCCCATCCTCGTGCGCAACCTCATCAAGCTCATGGACGAGCTGGGCTACGACGGCATCGACGTGGACTGGGAGCCCATCATCCTGGCCGCGGAGACCCCCGCCGGAGCCCCCATCCCCACCGACGACGGAGAGCGGCTGCTCGCGCTGCTGGACGACCTGCGCGCCGCGCGCCCCGGCATCATCCTCACGGTGCCCGTGGACTGGATGAACTCCAACTTCATGATCAGCGATGTCCGGGCGGAGTTCGTGGCGAAGCTGGCGGCGCGCGTCGACCAGATCAACATCATGTCCTACAAGATGAGCGGGCACTGGGGCAGCTGGGAGAGCTGGCACTCCAGCCCGCTCGAGGACGACGCGCCCAACCGTCCCAGCTCCGTCTCCACCTCCGTCCAGGGCTACCTGGACGCCGGCGTCCCCGCGGGACGGCTGGGCATGGGCATCGGCTTCTTCGGCACGTGCTGGCAGGGCATCACCGAGCCCCGCACGCCGCTCGACGGGCGCAAGGACGTCATCGAGGGCCAGAGCGACAACGCCATGAGCTACACCAACATCATGACGGACTACTACGAGCCCGAGGCGTACCGCTGGGACGGGAAGGCCGAGGCGCCCTACCTGTCCTTCCCCTCGGCGAACGGGCCGGGCCATTGCAACTACATCTCCTACGAGGACGCGCAGTCCGTCGCGGCCAAGGGCCGCTTCGCGCGCCAGAAGGGCCTGGGGGGCACCATCATCTGGACCATCAACCAGGGCCACCTGCCCCGGGCGCCCGAGGGCCAGAAGGACCCGCTGCTCCAGGCCGTGAAGCGCGCCTTCCTGGACCCCTGA
- a CDS encoding tetratricopeptide repeat protein, producing the protein MAMDDTASPEQVVQGVLDRANELGEAGQFEEALSLYDEVIQWFGGSLSPAVRLQVIRALVNKALALVQLDRPEDTVAACDETLRQAGGWKDLRLREGLVRVLLYKCVALGQLGRHEAGAATCDEALRRLEGGTDLILRELMSEALLRKAVFLRYLDRCEEALPVHDELVRRFSGDVEAELRMQAAKSLMFKASLLGRMGRPEESMATFAEVERRFGGERVLDLRVEVARALICRAEVLSELRRVDEALAGFDDVVRRFSEAVEPALRERVSNALNSAGFALLCEAKRVWRREPERALSLLERARERMQATLERRPGEPLALGSAGYIAFLLGRRDEARSLLAEALRRGGESLRETELKDSGIHPIPEDEEFRALLRSL; encoded by the coding sequence ATGGCGATGGATGACACGGCGAGCCCCGAGCAGGTCGTGCAGGGGGTGCTCGACAGGGCCAACGAGCTGGGTGAGGCGGGGCAGTTCGAGGAGGCCCTCTCCCTCTACGACGAGGTCATCCAGTGGTTTGGCGGCTCGCTGTCGCCGGCCGTGCGCCTCCAGGTCATCCGCGCGCTCGTCAACAAGGCGCTGGCGCTGGTGCAACTGGACCGGCCCGAGGACACGGTGGCCGCCTGTGACGAGACGCTCCGCCAGGCAGGCGGCTGGAAGGACCTGCGGCTGCGCGAGGGGCTGGTGCGGGTGCTGCTCTACAAGTGCGTGGCCCTGGGGCAGCTGGGACGGCACGAGGCCGGGGCCGCCACCTGCGACGAGGCGCTGCGCCGGCTGGAGGGCGGCACGGACCTCATCCTGCGCGAGCTGATGTCGGAGGCGCTGCTGCGCAAGGCCGTCTTCCTGCGCTACCTGGACCGGTGCGAGGAGGCGCTGCCCGTCCATGACGAGCTGGTGCGCCGCTTCAGCGGGGACGTGGAGGCGGAGCTGCGCATGCAGGCCGCGAAGTCGCTGATGTTCAAGGCGTCCCTGCTGGGACGGATGGGGCGGCCCGAGGAGTCGATGGCCACCTTCGCGGAGGTGGAGCGGCGCTTCGGCGGCGAGCGCGTGCTGGACCTGCGGGTGGAGGTGGCGCGAGCGCTCATCTGCCGCGCGGAGGTGCTGAGCGAGCTGCGGCGCGTGGACGAGGCGCTCGCGGGCTTCGACGACGTCGTGCGCCGCTTCTCCGAGGCGGTGGAGCCGGCCCTGCGCGAGCGCGTGTCCAATGCCCTCAACAGCGCGGGCTTCGCGCTGCTGTGCGAGGCGAAGCGGGTGTGGCGGCGCGAGCCGGAGCGGGCGCTGTCGCTGCTGGAGCGGGCGCGCGAGCGGATGCAGGCGACGCTGGAGCGCCGGCCGGGAGAGCCGCTCGCGCTGGGGAGCGCGGGCTACATCGCGTTTCTCCTGGGCCGGCGCGACGAGGCCCGCTCGCTGCTGGCGGAGGCCCTGCGGCGGGGTGGGGAGTCGCTGCGCGAGACGGAGCTCAAGGACTCCGGCATCCACCCCATTCCAGAGGACGAGGAGTTCCGCGCGCTGCTGCGCTCACTTTGA
- a CDS encoding carbonic anhydrase — MTPYDQIFENNRRWAEEQLRADPEYFHRLSREQRPDFLYIGCSDSRVPANQIMGLAPGDVFVHRNVGNLVNNVDLNVMSVIFYGVRHLDVKHIIVCGHYGCGGVQAAMQPKDLGILNPWLRNIRDVYRMYKAELNAITDEAKRYDRLVELNVIEQSINIIKTAAVQKSYLKRGYPIVHSWVFDMNTGTLKDLKLDFKKTLETIQEVYDLTGESNQQEWPPDPLPRSK, encoded by the coding sequence AGAACAACCGTCGGTGGGCAGAGGAACAGCTCCGGGCGGACCCTGAGTACTTCCACCGGCTCTCGCGCGAGCAGCGCCCCGACTTCCTCTACATCGGCTGCTCCGACAGCCGCGTGCCGGCGAATCAAATCATGGGCCTGGCGCCCGGTGACGTCTTCGTCCACCGCAACGTCGGCAACCTCGTCAACAACGTCGACCTCAACGTGATGTCCGTCATCTTCTACGGCGTCCGGCACCTCGACGTGAAGCACATCATCGTCTGCGGCCACTACGGGTGCGGCGGCGTGCAGGCGGCCATGCAGCCCAAGGACCTGGGCATCCTCAACCCCTGGCTGCGCAACATCCGCGACGTGTACCGCATGTACAAGGCGGAGCTGAACGCCATCACCGACGAGGCGAAGCGCTACGACCGCCTGGTGGAGCTCAACGTCATCGAGCAGTCCATCAACATCATCAAGACGGCCGCCGTGCAGAAGTCGTATCTCAAGCGCGGCTACCCGATAGTGCACTCCTGGGTCTTCGACATGAACACCGGCACCCTCAAGGACCTGAAGCTCGACTTCAAGAAGACGCTGGAGACCATCCAGGAGGTCTACGACCTCACCGGCGAGAGCAACCAGCAGGAGTGGCCTCCCGACCCGCTGCCCCGCTCAAAGTGA
- a CDS encoding DUF4215 domain-containing protein, which yields MLNPPRAGTRLASLVLASFLFSLVACGGDGDSKKPDAGVVTPEPDASVDDGGLLCGDGQLQAPEVCDDANATGGDGCSANCGAIETGWSCDTAGQPCVRTQGCGNGRVEAPEVCDDRNITSNDGCSATCTVEPGYNCPSTGGRCRAAQCGDRIIAGEEECEDGNATNGDGCNSSCRLESGYKCPTAGQACVRTTCGDRVVEGTEQCDDGNNNMGDGCSPLCVREPVCNNGTCQAVCGDGVMLPGSTAEQCDDGNTRANDGCSPSCKFEEGFACELIEEDPPAQVSIPVVYRDFRGYDLAASGGLPRGHIDFENKNAGLETGIVAATLGTDGKPVYGKDGVASANTNGKAAFDQWYRDTPNVNKTVVGTLDLIRQPANGSYVFDNAAFFPLDNAGWVATSQEPRRDGNHNFNFTSEARYWFEYKGTEVLTFRGDDDVWVFINKKLAIDLGGVHGPESGTITLSQRASQLGLTVGGIYEVVVLQAERHTTGSNYRLTLNNFVTRRTECAATCGDGITQTDKGEECDDGVNDGGYGQCARGCVLGPRCGDGVKQDPPEECDDGNTRNRDGCDATCKLEIG from the coding sequence ATGCTGAATCCCCCCCGCGCAGGAACCCGACTCGCGAGTCTCGTACTCGCCTCATTTCTCTTCTCGCTCGTTGCATGTGGAGGCGATGGTGACTCCAAGAAGCCGGACGCAGGGGTCGTCACCCCCGAGCCCGATGCTTCGGTAGACGACGGTGGTCTGCTCTGTGGTGACGGGCAGTTGCAGGCGCCCGAGGTGTGTGACGACGCCAACGCCACCGGTGGTGATGGCTGCAGCGCGAACTGTGGCGCCATCGAGACCGGCTGGTCGTGTGACACGGCTGGCCAGCCCTGTGTCCGCACCCAGGGCTGCGGCAACGGCCGCGTGGAGGCCCCCGAGGTCTGCGACGACCGGAACATCACGTCCAACGACGGCTGCAGCGCCACCTGCACCGTGGAGCCTGGCTACAACTGCCCCTCCACGGGCGGCCGCTGCCGGGCCGCGCAGTGCGGTGACCGCATCATCGCCGGCGAGGAGGAGTGCGAGGACGGCAACGCCACCAATGGCGACGGCTGCAACTCCTCGTGCCGCCTGGAGTCCGGCTACAAGTGCCCCACCGCCGGCCAGGCCTGTGTGCGCACCACCTGCGGCGACCGCGTCGTGGAGGGCACCGAGCAGTGCGATGACGGCAACAACAACATGGGTGACGGCTGCTCGCCGCTGTGCGTGCGCGAGCCGGTGTGCAACAACGGCACCTGCCAGGCGGTGTGCGGCGACGGCGTGATGCTGCCCGGCAGCACCGCCGAGCAGTGCGACGACGGCAACACGCGCGCCAACGACGGCTGCTCGCCCTCCTGCAAGTTCGAGGAGGGCTTCGCGTGCGAGCTCATCGAGGAGGACCCGCCGGCCCAGGTGTCCATCCCGGTCGTCTACCGCGACTTCCGCGGCTATGACCTGGCGGCGTCGGGCGGCCTGCCGCGGGGCCACATCGACTTCGAGAACAAGAACGCCGGCCTCGAGACGGGCATCGTGGCGGCGACGCTGGGGACTGACGGCAAGCCGGTGTACGGGAAGGACGGCGTCGCCTCCGCCAACACCAACGGCAAGGCCGCCTTCGACCAGTGGTACCGGGACACGCCGAACGTGAACAAGACGGTCGTCGGGACGCTGGACCTCATCCGGCAGCCGGCGAACGGCTCGTACGTCTTCGACAACGCGGCCTTCTTCCCGCTCGACAACGCGGGCTGGGTGGCCACGAGCCAGGAGCCCCGGCGCGATGGGAACCACAACTTCAACTTCACCAGCGAGGCCCGCTACTGGTTCGAGTACAAGGGCACCGAGGTGCTCACCTTCCGCGGCGACGACGACGTGTGGGTGTTCATCAACAAGAAGCTGGCCATCGACCTCGGCGGCGTGCACGGTCCGGAGAGTGGCACCATCACCCTGTCGCAGCGGGCCAGCCAGCTGGGCCTCACGGTGGGCGGCATCTACGAGGTCGTGGTGCTCCAGGCCGAGCGTCACACCACCGGGTCGAACTACCGGCTCACGCTCAACAACTTCGTCACCCGCCGCACCGAGTGCGCCGCCACCTGCGGCGACGGCATCACCCAGACCGACAAGGGTGAGGAGTGCGATGACGGCGTGAACGACGGCGGCTACGGGCAGTGCGCCCGTGGCTGCGTGCTGGGGCCCCGCTGCGGCGACGGCGTCAAGCAGGATCCGCCGGAGGAGTGCGACGACGGCAACACCCGCAACCGCGACGGCTGCGACGCCACCTGCAAGCTCGAGATTGGCTGA
- a CDS encoding M3 family metallopeptidase codes for MRKLLFAGAGMAVLVSAGCATTAQPTQESQNMTSAPPPAVAPASEPAKASNPLLAKWAGPYGGVPPFTEVKVEHFKSALEAAMDEQRREIAAITGNSAAPTFENTLVALESAGRTMSDVETLYGIWGSSMNTPDFQALQREMAPKLAAFEDEIAQNEALFRRIEAVYQSPEKAKLTPEQQRLAWLYYTRFVRSGAKLDAAAKQKLGAINQRLASLYTSFSQNVLADEEGYTVVLESEADLAGLPDSVRAGAAVAAEARGQKGKWVITNTRSSMEPFLTYSSRRDLREKVWRNYVNRGDNGDARDNNTLISEVLKLRAERAKLLGFATHAHWRLENTMAKSPERAMELMEAVWKPAVARVHEEVRDMQAVANKEGAKLKIEPWDYRYYAEKVRKAKYDLDQNEVKPYLQLEKLREGMFWVAGELFGFTFAQVSDVPVYHPDVRVWEVKDKASGRHVGLWYFDPYARTGKRSGAWMNAYRNQERYRGEVTTIVSNNSNFVKGAPGEPVLISWEDASTLFHEFGHALHGLSSNVTYPALSGTAVARDYVEFPSQLLEHWLATPEVLNTYALHYQTGKPIPKALVARIEKAATFNQGFATVEYLSSALIDMKLHLAGDKPIDPDAFERDTLTALGMPKEIVMRHRTPQFGHVFAGDGYSAGYYSYLWSDTLTADAFEAFTAGKGAYDRAVAERLRKSVFSVGNTLDPAEAYRAFRGRDAGIQALMRKRGFPVPASTAQSKDAK; via the coding sequence ATGCGTAAGCTCCTCTTCGCCGGCGCGGGCATGGCCGTGCTCGTGTCCGCCGGTTGTGCGACGACCGCCCAGCCCACCCAGGAGTCCCAGAACATGACCTCCGCTCCTCCGCCCGCCGTCGCGCCCGCCAGCGAGCCCGCGAAGGCCAGCAACCCGCTGCTGGCGAAGTGGGCCGGTCCCTACGGGGGCGTGCCGCCGTTCACCGAGGTGAAGGTCGAGCACTTCAAGTCCGCGCTCGAGGCGGCCATGGACGAGCAGCGCCGGGAGATTGCGGCCATCACCGGCAACTCCGCCGCGCCGACCTTCGAGAACACCCTCGTCGCCCTGGAGTCCGCCGGGCGCACCATGTCCGACGTGGAGACGCTCTACGGCATCTGGGGCTCGTCCATGAACACGCCGGACTTCCAGGCGCTCCAGCGGGAGATGGCGCCGAAGCTCGCCGCCTTCGAGGACGAGATTGCCCAGAACGAGGCCCTCTTCCGCCGCATCGAGGCGGTGTACCAGTCGCCCGAGAAGGCGAAGCTGACGCCCGAGCAGCAGCGCCTCGCCTGGCTCTACTACACGCGCTTCGTGCGCTCCGGCGCGAAGCTGGACGCGGCGGCGAAGCAGAAGCTGGGCGCCATCAACCAGCGCCTCGCGTCGCTGTACACGTCCTTCAGCCAGAACGTGCTCGCCGACGAGGAGGGCTACACCGTCGTCCTGGAGTCCGAGGCCGACCTGGCGGGCCTGCCCGACTCCGTGCGCGCTGGCGCGGCGGTCGCCGCCGAGGCCCGGGGCCAGAAGGGCAAGTGGGTCATCACCAACACGCGCTCCTCCATGGAGCCGTTCCTCACCTACTCGTCCCGGCGGGACTTGCGCGAGAAGGTCTGGCGCAACTACGTCAACCGCGGCGACAACGGCGACGCGCGCGACAACAACACCCTCATCTCGGAGGTGCTGAAGCTGCGCGCGGAGCGGGCGAAGCTCCTGGGCTTCGCGACGCACGCCCACTGGCGCCTGGAGAACACCATGGCGAAGTCGCCCGAGCGCGCCATGGAGCTGATGGAGGCCGTCTGGAAGCCCGCGGTGGCCCGCGTCCATGAGGAAGTGCGGGACATGCAGGCGGTGGCCAACAAGGAAGGCGCGAAGCTCAAGATTGAGCCCTGGGACTACCGCTACTACGCGGAGAAGGTCCGCAAGGCGAAGTACGACCTGGACCAGAACGAGGTGAAGCCGTACCTCCAGCTGGAGAAGCTGCGCGAGGGCATGTTCTGGGTGGCCGGCGAGCTGTTCGGCTTCACCTTCGCGCAGGTGAGCGACGTGCCCGTCTACCACCCCGACGTCCGCGTCTGGGAGGTGAAGGACAAGGCCAGCGGCCGGCACGTGGGCCTCTGGTACTTCGACCCGTACGCGCGCACCGGCAAGCGCTCCGGCGCGTGGATGAACGCGTACCGCAACCAGGAGCGGTACCGGGGCGAAGTCACGACGATTGTCTCCAACAACTCCAACTTCGTGAAGGGCGCGCCCGGTGAGCCCGTGCTCATCAGCTGGGAGGACGCGTCCACGCTGTTCCACGAGTTCGGCCACGCGCTGCACGGCCTGAGCTCCAACGTGACGTACCCGGCGCTGTCGGGCACGGCCGTGGCGCGCGACTACGTGGAGTTCCCCTCGCAGCTCTTGGAGCACTGGCTGGCCACGCCCGAGGTGCTCAACACGTACGCGCTGCACTACCAGACGGGCAAGCCCATCCCGAAGGCGCTGGTGGCGCGCATCGAGAAGGCCGCGACGTTCAACCAGGGCTTCGCCACGGTGGAGTACCTGTCGAGCGCCCTCATCGACATGAAGCTGCACCTGGCGGGCGACAAGCCCATCGACCCGGACGCCTTCGAGCGCGACACGCTCACCGCGCTGGGCATGCCGAAGGAAATCGTCATGCGGCACCGCACGCCGCAGTTCGGCCACGTCTTCGCGGGCGACGGCTACTCGGCGGGGTACTACAGCTACCTGTGGTCCGACACCCTGACGGCGGACGCCTTCGAGGCCTTCACCGCGGGCAAGGGCGCCTATGACCGCGCGGTGGCCGAGCGGCTGCGCAAGAGCGTCTTCTCCGTGGGCAACACGCTGGACCCGGCCGAGGCCTACCGCGCCTTCCGGGGCCGCGACGCGGGCATCCAGGCGCTGATGCGCAAGCGCGGCTTCCCCGTGCCGGCCTCGACGGCGCAGTCGAAGGACGCGAAGTAG
- the thiD gene encoding bifunctional hydroxymethylpyrimidine kinase/phosphomethylpyrimidine kinase, with translation MASPPSVITALTIAGSDSGGGAGIQADLATFAFHRVHGTSALTAVTAQNTLGVTRVDVLPAASVAAQIDAVAGDLGAGAVKTGMLVNPDIITVVAGRLRALKLGPLVVDPVMVSRAGARLIDDAAVGALRELLLPLADVATPNRHEAGLLAGMELHTLEDMREAARRIHRLGPRAVLVKGGGMAGALRGTDVWFDGERLETLHLRSVDTRNTHGTGCTLSAAIAAHLALGQDALEATRRAKAYVTAALEHPLALGKGPGPFSHFFPLDG, from the coding sequence ATGGCGTCCCCACCGTCCGTCATCACAGCGCTCACCATCGCCGGCTCCGACAGCGGAGGTGGCGCCGGCATCCAGGCCGACCTCGCCACCTTCGCCTTCCACCGCGTCCATGGCACCAGCGCGCTGACGGCCGTCACCGCGCAGAACACGCTGGGCGTCACCCGCGTGGACGTGCTGCCCGCCGCCTCCGTCGCCGCGCAAATCGACGCGGTGGCGGGTGACCTCGGCGCGGGCGCCGTGAAGACGGGCATGCTCGTCAACCCGGACATCATCACCGTGGTGGCCGGACGGCTGCGCGCGCTGAAGCTGGGGCCGCTGGTGGTGGACCCGGTCATGGTGTCCCGGGCCGGCGCGCGGCTCATCGACGACGCTGCGGTGGGCGCCCTGAGGGAGCTGCTGCTGCCGCTGGCCGACGTGGCCACGCCCAACCGCCACGAGGCGGGCCTGCTGGCGGGGATGGAGCTGCACACGCTGGAGGACATGCGCGAGGCCGCGCGCCGCATCCACCGGCTCGGCCCCCGCGCGGTGCTCGTGAAGGGCGGCGGCATGGCGGGCGCGCTGCGTGGCACGGACGTGTGGTTCGACGGCGAGCGCCTGGAGACGCTGCACCTGCGCTCGGTGGACACGCGCAACACGCACGGCACCGGCTGCACGCTGTCCGCGGCCATCGCCGCGCACCTGGCGCTCGGCCAGGACGCGCTGGAGGCCACCCGGCGCGCCAAGGCCTACGTCACCGCCGCGCTGGAGCACCCGCTGGCCCTGGGCAAGGGCCCCGGCCCCTTCAGCCACTTCTTCCCGCTGGACGGGTAG
- a CDS encoding M20 family peptidase, giving the protein MKRFLLLFLLGICVLASVVVVRALRFTSRQVAPEAPEAFPVDADAAAARLAGSLRLRTLAASDGVPARDEAFVALHAYLQEHFPRVHTALRREPVGGHSVLYTWPGSEASLRPMMLMGHLDVVPVEPGTEASWTRPPFSGEVVDGYVWGRGALDDKGSVLGILEAVEGLLAAGYQPRRTVLLAFGADEEVGGKGAQAMAALLQERGVRLESVLDEGGMMMTGTVPGVAAPVALVGVAEKGFVSAELVVEGEGGHSSMPPRQTAVGVLSRAVMRLEEQPMPAELRGGSRALFEFVGPEMPFGLRLVFANLWLFEPLVLRQLEGQPSTNAAVRTTTAATMFEGSVKDNVLPSRARAVVNFRILPGDTVEDVLAHVRRVVDDPRVKVGTLGFKSEPSPVSRTDSEAWGVLQRSIRQVFPEAVVAPYLMVGATDARHYAGLSDSVYRFMPLRLERADLARLHGKDERVSVAGYANAVRFYAQYLRDATR; this is encoded by the coding sequence ATGAAACGCTTCCTCCTGCTGTTCCTGCTCGGCATCTGCGTCCTGGCCAGCGTCGTCGTGGTGCGGGCGCTGCGCTTCACCTCGCGCCAGGTCGCCCCGGAGGCCCCGGAGGCCTTCCCGGTGGACGCGGACGCGGCGGCCGCCCGGCTGGCGGGCTCGCTGCGGCTGCGGACGCTGGCGGCGTCGGACGGCGTCCCCGCGCGGGACGAGGCCTTCGTCGCGCTGCACGCCTACCTCCAGGAGCACTTCCCCCGCGTCCACACGGCGCTGCGGCGCGAGCCGGTGGGGGGGCACTCCGTCCTCTACACGTGGCCGGGCAGCGAGGCGTCGCTGCGGCCGATGATGTTGATGGGCCACCTGGACGTGGTGCCCGTGGAGCCCGGCACCGAGGCGTCCTGGACGCGCCCGCCCTTCAGCGGCGAGGTGGTGGACGGGTACGTCTGGGGGCGCGGCGCGCTGGACGACAAGGGCAGCGTGCTCGGCATCCTGGAGGCGGTGGAGGGGCTGCTCGCGGCGGGGTACCAGCCGCGGCGCACCGTGCTGCTCGCCTTCGGCGCGGACGAGGAGGTGGGCGGCAAGGGCGCGCAGGCGATGGCGGCGCTGCTGCAGGAGCGCGGCGTGAGGCTGGAGTCCGTGCTGGACGAGGGGGGCATGATGATGACGGGCACCGTCCCCGGCGTGGCGGCGCCGGTGGCGCTGGTGGGCGTGGCGGAGAAGGGCTTCGTCAGCGCGGAGCTGGTGGTGGAGGGGGAGGGCGGCCACTCGTCCATGCCGCCGAGGCAGACGGCGGTGGGCGTGCTCAGCCGCGCCGTCATGCGCCTGGAGGAGCAGCCGATGCCGGCCGAGCTGCGCGGCGGCAGCCGGGCCCTCTTCGAGTTCGTCGGGCCGGAGATGCCGTTCGGCCTGCGGCTGGTCTTCGCCAACCTGTGGCTCTTCGAGCCGCTCGTGCTGCGACAGCTGGAGGGCCAGCCTTCCACCAACGCGGCGGTGCGCACCACCACCGCGGCCACCATGTTCGAGGGCAGCGTGAAGGACAACGTCCTGCCGTCCCGCGCCCGCGCGGTGGTGAACTTCCGCATCCTTCCCGGAGACACCGTGGAGGATGTGCTCGCCCATGTGCGGCGCGTGGTGGATGACCCCCGCGTGAAGGTGGGGACGCTGGGCTTCAAGAGCGAGCCCTCGCCGGTGTCCCGCACGGACTCCGAGGCCTGGGGCGTGCTCCAGCGGAGCATCCGCCAGGTGTTCCCCGAGGCCGTGGTGGCCCCCTACCTCATGGTGGGCGCCACCGACGCGCGCCACTACGCCGGGCTGAGCGACAGCGTCTACCGCTTCATGCCGCTGCGCCTGGAGCGCGCCGACCTCGCGCGCCTGCACGGCAAGGACGAGCGCGTCTCCGTCGCCGGGTATGCGAACGCGGTGCGCTTCTACGCGCAGTACCTCCGCGACGCCACGCGCTGA